In a single window of the Melissococcus plutonius ATCC 35311 genome:
- a CDS encoding response regulator transcription factor, whose amino-acid sequence MINIIYVDDDLQITKLVKQYLELNDYKVTIVHSFEEPNHIALSFFNLMLLDVMLPNINGIDICKKIRDSISYPIIFISALGLDEDIIAGLESGGDDYIIKPFSLKQLKVKIDSHIRRENRSNVPRKMICTQNIMLNKEKKTGDGSWYYCNFS is encoded by the coding sequence GTGATTAATATTATTTATGTTGATGATGATCTTCAAATTACAAAATTAGTCAAACAATACTTAGAATTGAATGACTATAAAGTGACTATTGTACATTCATTTGAAGAGCCGAACCACATAGCTCTCTCTTTTTTTAACTTAATGCTATTGGATGTTATGTTACCTAATATTAATGGTATTGATATTTGTAAGAAAATTAGAGATTCTATTTCATATCCAATAATTTTTATTAGTGCTTTAGGATTAGATGAAGATATCATTGCTGGATTAGAAAGTGGTGGAGATGATTATATTATTAAACCTTTTAGTTTAAAACAATTAAAAGTAAAAATCGATAGTCATATACGAAGAGAAAATAGAAGTAATGTTCCCAGAAAAATGATTTGTACCCAAAATATTATGTTGAATAAAGAAAAAAAAACAGGTGATGGTTCATGGTACTATTGTAATTTTTCCTAA
- a CDS encoding ATP-binding cassette domain-containing protein — MNLLLRTENLTKNYGLVSPNGAGKSTILKMLIGRLRPTSGEILFTEETNRKLKIGSLIEDPPLYKNLTAEENLLVLVKLFGLKKNRIKEVLHLVDLENTKKKTVAKFSLGMKQRLGIAAALIRQPDLLILDEPTNGLDPIGIKELRELIKSFPEHGITVIISSHNLTEVQQITNYVGIMHTGILKYEGVIPKDTNLEDFFLDTISLDRNGEKIT, encoded by the coding sequence ATGAATTTATTATTGAGAACTGAGAATCTAACCAAAAACTATGGATTGGTTAGCCCAAATGGTGCTGGTAAATCAACAATCTTAAAAATGCTAATTGGGCGTTTAAGACCAACAAGCGGAGAGATACTATTTACTGAAGAAACAAACAGGAAGCTTAAGATTGGTTCATTAATTGAAGATCCTCCCTTGTATAAAAATTTAACAGCAGAGGAAAATCTTTTAGTCTTAGTAAAACTTTTTGGTTTGAAAAAAAATCGAATTAAAGAGGTTTTGCATCTGGTAGACCTAGAGAACACTAAGAAAAAAACGGTTGCTAAGTTTTCTTTGGGAATGAAACAACGTTTAGGAATTGCTGCAGCATTAATAAGACAACCAGATTTACTTATTTTGGATGAACCTACAAATGGTCTAGATCCCATTGGCATTAAAGAATTACGTGAGTTAATTAAATCATTTCCTGAACATGGAATTACTGTTATCATTTCCAGTCATAATCTAACTGAAGTTCAACAGATAACAAACTATGTTGGTATTATGCATACTGGCATTTTAAAATATGAAGGTGTAATACCTAAAGATACTAATTTGGAAGATTTCTTTCTAGATACTATAAGCTTAGACAGAAATGGAGAGAAGATAACATGA
- a CDS encoding iron-siderophore ABC transporter substrate-binding protein, which translates to MKKKIFVYGSLLASLALVGCENKKESGKESNQSTSSEASKVTKKQSITYLDKKYQVKYPTKNIVTASIESMEDAVALNVRPLGAVTVGGKMPKYLASNLGEKITNVGDKFGPNVEVMTSLQPDVILGSTKFDDSVTTNLEKIAPTVNVSHQSGTWKDNLKLVGKLSGKEDKAKELVSNYEKELVKTKKNHSDISDLSVAILRVRNGELCMYGSKVYYNPMFYDELGFKKPAEIDKTNGQETISVEQFAKVNPDLVFVQFASDENKGHEHFVEDLKTNSIWKNMNASKKNRVYFNIVDGGYQGGTYLSKSIMLDKLNKKVLE; encoded by the coding sequence GTGAAAAAAAAGATATTTGTATATGGTTCATTACTGGCTAGCTTAGCTCTTGTGGGATGTGAGAATAAAAAAGAAAGTGGAAAAGAAAGCAATCAATCAACAAGCAGTGAAGCGAGCAAGGTAACTAAAAAACAATCAATTACTTATTTAGATAAAAAGTATCAAGTGAAATATCCTACAAAAAATATTGTAACAGCAAGTATAGAATCAATGGAAGATGCAGTAGCCCTAAATGTTAGGCCGTTAGGTGCTGTTACGGTTGGTGGCAAGATGCCGAAGTATTTAGCTTCTAATTTAGGGGAAAAAATTACAAATGTAGGCGATAAATTTGGTCCAAACGTAGAAGTAATGACTTCATTGCAGCCAGATGTTATTTTGGGTTCAACAAAATTTGATGATAGTGTAACTACTAATTTAGAAAAAATTGCACCTACAGTTAATGTGTCACATCAGTCTGGCACATGGAAAGATAATCTAAAATTAGTTGGAAAACTGTCTGGAAAAGAGGATAAGGCGAAAGAATTAGTTTCAAATTATGAAAAAGAATTAGTCAAAACTAAAAAAAATCATTCTGATATTTCGGACTTATCGGTAGCTATTTTACGTGTTCGAAATGGTGAATTATGTATGTATGGCAGTAAAGTCTATTATAATCCAATGTTTTATGATGAGTTAGGCTTTAAGAAACCAGCTGAAATTGATAAGACTAATGGACAAGAAACCATATCAGTCGAACAATTTGCTAAAGTTAATCCAGACCTTGTTTTTGTTCAGTTTGCTTCAGATGAAAATAAAGGACATGAACATTTTGTAGAAGATTTAAAGACAAATTCTATTTGGAAAAACATGAATGCATCAAAGAAAAATCGAGTTTACTTTAATATTGTTGATGGTGGTTATCAAGGAGGAACCTATTTAAGTAAATCTATTATGTTGGATAAGTTGAATAAAAAAGTTTTGGAATAA
- a CDS encoding FecCD family ABC transporter permease codes for MVLFNKKIRISIIFLFSILLFSFLSLRFDLNFSISQLYGLLKNYDTNNQEHVLLMSRLARIFVAILIGASLSLSGLLMQLQYQNDLADPSLMGISEGSAFAISLMMIFRPEATMLEKIIASLIGSVITYALLTIIVKNILTEKNRLGIPLLGIILSMLLNSITTFIVSYFDISQSVSAWYVSRLYRVSLADIWYFLPILILGITLLIIFRRELNVFAFGHDLTTVVGMNQKLMNFFLSAMVVLLTGVSVAVVGRLAFIGLIVPHIAKLLIGKKHSDNLLIVPTIGASLVMASDYLSRLVNYPFETPISVVISSIGVPMFLYLVRKGSTFNYDT; via the coding sequence GTGGTTCTTTTCAATAAAAAAATAAGAATATCTATTATATTTTTATTTTCTATACTCTTATTTTCGTTTCTTTCTCTACGTTTTGATCTAAATTTTTCTATCAGTCAGCTTTATGGTTTGTTAAAAAATTATGATACAAATAACCAAGAACATGTGCTACTTATGTCACGATTGGCGCGAATTTTTGTTGCTATTCTGATCGGTGCTAGTTTGAGTTTAAGTGGTCTTTTGATGCAATTACAATATCAAAATGATTTAGCAGACCCATCGCTAATGGGTATTTCTGAAGGATCTGCATTTGCCATTTCCTTAATGATGATTTTCCGACCAGAAGCAACTATGCTAGAAAAAATTATCGCATCTTTAATCGGGTCGGTGATAACATACGCTTTATTAACAATCATTGTCAAAAATATACTAACTGAAAAGAATCGCCTAGGCATTCCTCTTTTGGGAATTATTCTAAGTATGCTGTTGAATAGTATAACAACATTTATTGTTTCCTATTTCGATATTTCACAATCAGTATCTGCTTGGTATGTTAGTAGACTCTATCGGGTATCTTTAGCTGATATATGGTATTTTTTACCAATTCTTATTTTAGGAATCACTTTACTTATTATTTTTAGAAGAGAATTAAACGTTTTTGCTTTTGGTCATGATTTAACAACTGTCGTTGGTATGAACCAAAAACTTATGAATTTTTTCTTATCAGCAATGGTGGTTCTACTTACTGGTGTTAGTGTCGCCGTAGTAGGAAGACTAGCTTTTATTGGCTTAATTGTTCCTCATATTGCTAAATTACTTATTGGTAAAAAACATTCTGATAATCTTCTAATCGTACCAACGATTGGAGCATCTTTGGTCATGGCAAGTGATTATTTATCAAGACTGGTTAATTATCCTTTTGAAACTCCTATTAGTGTGGTCATATCTAGTATCGGTGTTCCTATGTTTTTATATCTTGTAAGAAAGGGAAGCACATTCAATTATGATACGTAA
- a CDS encoding alpha/beta hydrolase — translation MRTLQVEDLYLDIYFPNTIEKAKSISVLYVLDGDAFAKIIAEVVKLQMRNSSKTGVSEVLVVGISYHEKEIFSRERRFKDYTPEKVNPTNRDDLRKNCPDGGKIKTFLAKVIEAHKLISKEYSINSKKIGFFGHSLGGLCVLESYLMAVLPFVTDYIAVSPSLWWDQEMFFERISSAKNIMKKNVHLSVGSLEGEMVSLAKRAKKELIAKNLVNKLNFYEAFDENHMSVVIQTISRNLRWFCT, via the coding sequence ATGAGAACACTACAAGTTGAGGATTTATATTTAGATATTTATTTCCCAAATACAATAGAAAAAGCAAAATCGATCAGTGTTTTATATGTTCTTGATGGAGATGCTTTTGCTAAAATAATTGCAGAGGTCGTCAAACTTCAAATGAGAAATTCAAGTAAAACAGGTGTTTCAGAAGTATTGGTTGTAGGCATTTCCTATCATGAGAAAGAGATTTTTTCAAGAGAAAGACGTTTTAAAGATTATACACCAGAAAAAGTTAATCCAACAAATAGAGATGATTTACGAAAAAACTGCCCTGATGGCGGAAAAATTAAGACCTTTTTAGCAAAAGTAATTGAAGCACATAAATTAATTTCAAAGGAATATTCCATCAATTCTAAAAAAATCGGATTCTTTGGTCATTCTTTAGGTGGTTTATGTGTGCTGGAAAGCTATTTAATGGCGGTTTTACCTTTTGTTACAGACTATATAGCTGTTAGTCCTTCTTTATGGTGGGATCAAGAAATGTTTTTTGAAAGAATTTCATCGGCTAAAAATATTATGAAAAAAAATGTTCATTTATCTGTTGGCTCTTTGGAAGGAGAGATGGTGTCTCTTGCTAAACGTGCAAAGAAAGAATTAATAGCCAAAAACCTAGTGAATAAGCTTAATTTTTATGAAGCATTCGATGAAAATCATATGTCTGTAGTTATCCAAACGATAAGTCGTAATTTAAGGTGGTTTTGTACATAA
- a CDS encoding sensor histidine kinase — MPDLLSDKNPTIQNKDPKFQYLITINGKTKIKSNHFPVNDIKLDETSKDTHSFVENNNMYSFMELDNYPTVKILMIFPAFSTGNQVVDRINVVFQYFVMASPFVLFILFLSVFTTKLYSVILSKFKIIETHLKEIEVGNLSMALPNFNDREFDELSRQINQMRIALKKLLDKSQKKSIVHKQLFSSIAHDVKTPLTIIQAEAELLTLLSNDLAAQERGSVITSEVSRIDKLLTELLKITRLNTDSYTLKYEKINIIDMLHITILEFSSLYKTKEIKIQEHYNDNLRNVYGDPLMITRIIQNILANAIEHVNNNGTIKCLVSDDPLKTTISISNTGSLFPEKYVAGEFMPFYSNKIQREKEHFGLGLYMSDLMIKKMNGAISIKNENQWATVLITLKNCQNKEINTETMN; from the coding sequence ATGCCTGATTTATTATCAGATAAAAATCCAACGATACAGAATAAAGATCCGAAATTTCAGTATCTAATCACAATCAATGGAAAAACAAAAATAAAAAGCAATCATTTTCCGGTAAATGATATTAAGTTGGACGAGACATCTAAGGATACCCATTCATTTGTGGAAAATAACAATATGTATTCTTTTATGGAACTTGACAATTATCCAACTGTCAAAATATTGATGATTTTCCCGGCTTTTTCAACGGGAAATCAGGTAGTAGATCGTATTAATGTTGTATTTCAGTATTTTGTAATGGCTAGTCCATTCGTGCTATTTATTCTTTTCCTTAGTGTTTTTACCACTAAATTATATAGCGTTATCCTCTCAAAATTTAAAATAATAGAAACCCATTTAAAAGAGATTGAAGTGGGAAATTTATCGATGGCATTACCTAATTTTAATGATAGAGAATTTGATGAATTATCTAGACAGATCAATCAAATGCGAATAGCGTTAAAAAAACTATTAGATAAATCTCAAAAAAAATCTATCGTACATAAACAATTATTTTCATCTATTGCTCATGATGTAAAGACACCACTCACTATCATTCAGGCTGAAGCTGAGTTACTAACTCTCTTATCAAATGATTTAGCGGCACAGGAGAGAGGTTCTGTAATCACTTCTGAAGTTTCAAGAATAGACAAATTATTGACAGAACTTCTTAAGATAACACGTTTAAATACTGACAGTTATACTTTAAAGTATGAAAAAATTAACATTATTGATATGTTACATATAACTATATTAGAGTTCTCTTCACTATATAAAACGAAAGAAATCAAAATTCAAGAGCATTACAATGATAATTTGAGAAATGTCTATGGCGATCCATTGATGATTACGAGGATTATTCAAAATATTTTAGCGAATGCCATTGAACATGTAAATAACAATGGAACAATCAAATGTTTAGTTAGCGATGATCCCTTAAAAACGACAATATCTATTAGTAATACAGGTTCTTTATTTCCGGAGAAATATGTAGCAGGAGAATTCATGCCATTTTATTCTAATAAAATTCAAAGAGAAAAAGAACATTTTGGATTAGGTCTTTATATGTCTGATTTGATGATTAAAAAGATGAATGGAGCAATCTCAATAAAAAATGAAAATCAATGGGCAACTGTACTTATCACACTAAAAAATTGTCAAAATAAAGAAATAAATACAGAAACAATGAATTAA
- a CDS encoding lanthionine synthetase LanC family protein: MKDKKLLTIACETMKSGIYSEIGLISPTFCHGYIGVSYIYKKFYESTKIDVFDYEAKRLMQKTLYFYDKNLPFGFPNLEYNINDYSQKEMKMVNTIGILDGIIGILLPLLSMLGNKQTNWDAVFLLD; encoded by the coding sequence TTGAAGGATAAAAAGCTTTTAACTATTGCCTGTGAAACTATGAAATCTGGTATATATTCTGAAATTGGTCTTATATCGCCAACTTTTTGTCATGGATATATAGGAGTCTCATATATTTATAAAAAATTTTATGAATCTACAAAAATAGATGTTTTTGATTATGAGGCTAAACGATTAATGCAGAAGACATTATATTTTTATGATAAAAATCTTCCATTTGGATTTCCTAATTTAGAATATAATATAAATGATTACAGTCAGAAAGAGATGAAAATGGTTAATACTATTGGTATACTTGATGGTATAATAGGTATATTACTCCCTCTTTTATCTATGCTAGGGAATAAACAGACGAATTGGGATGCTGTATTTTTACTTGATTAA
- a CDS encoding lantibiotic immunity ABC transporter MutE/EpiE family permease subunit, which yields MKNYMIAEYIKGKRSFSHFFFMLFPLLVVLICLPFSQFMYFDINLFVPLIYNWWPLLFLPIGLAVLCYQSIQRENESHTQNYYYLLNQRTFWQTKIIILSGYSLIANSLIALLTILLEYVMYDASNVIIVNVLSTSLVLWITTLFIIPLSILLAQLLIPIFSIIVNLFGIILATFTTTGTYWYIVPWSWSLRLITPIIKTNPNGTLLQENDPLNTPSIIYPGLVLAIVIFIILFISVPLILSRTKEGD from the coding sequence ATGAAAAATTATATGATTGCTGAATACATTAAAGGGAAACGATCCTTCAGTCATTTTTTCTTTATGTTATTTCCATTGCTTGTTGTACTCATCTGTCTTCCATTTTCTCAGTTTATGTATTTTGATATCAATCTTTTTGTTCCTCTTATTTATAATTGGTGGCCATTACTTTTTTTACCTATAGGATTAGCAGTTTTATGTTATCAATCAATACAAAGAGAGAACGAAAGCCATACTCAGAATTATTATTATTTATTAAATCAACGTACATTTTGGCAGACAAAAATAATTATTTTATCTGGTTATTCATTAATAGCCAACAGTTTGATAGCTCTTTTAACGATACTTTTAGAATACGTGATGTATGATGCATCAAATGTCATTATTGTAAATGTCCTATCAACATCACTAGTTCTTTGGATAACTACCTTATTTATTATTCCACTTTCTATTTTACTAGCACAATTACTAATTCCCATCTTTTCTATCATTGTGAATCTTTTTGGGATTATTTTAGCTACTTTTACGACTACAGGAACCTACTGGTATATCGTTCCTTGGAGCTGGTCACTACGTTTAATTACGCCAATCATTAAGACAAACCCAAATGGAACATTACTCCAGGAAAACGATCCTTTGAATACTCCCTCTATCATCTATCCTGGACTTGTACTTGCGATAGTCATTTTCATCATTCTTTTTATTAGCGTTCCACTAATTTTATCGAGAACTAAGGAGGGTGATTAA
- a CDS encoding helix-turn-helix domain-containing protein — MVHGTIVIFPKKEYLVIEKLMSNIGHVMSKDQLFETVWGYNNESSLSTVTEHIKKIRAKLARYDSDFTYIQTKYGLGYTWEPNYEK; from the coding sequence ATGGTTCATGGTACTATTGTAATTTTTCCTAAAAAAGAATATTTAGTTATTGAAAAATTAATGAGTAATATTGGGCATGTAATGAGTAAAGATCAGCTTTTTGAAACAGTTTGGGGATATAACAATGAAAGTAGTCTAAGTACAGTTACAGAACATATCAAAAAAATTAGAGCTAAATTAGCTAGATATGATTCTGATTTTACATATATACAGACAAAATATGGATTAGGTTATACTTGGGAACCTAACTATGAAAAATAA